ACGGCTTGCCATTCATGAGTACAAAGGGTAaatttgagaaaagaaaatgggACCAACACaccaattatttattatgataataataatttttttttattattattagtgttCCCACCAATCATTTTAAGTGGTTTGATTGATTCGTAAAGACCGATACGAAGAAGAATAGGTATTAGAGTTTTTGTgagtaattttactttttttgttgaactaaagataatttgagaattaaaacTTACAAAAGTcatgaaagttttatttttttaaaattacgaattttttaaatggtaattaaaatttaaaaaactcttaattttgtttatcattGATTCATAGTAgtatgctttttttcttttatatttagcATTTAACACAGTCAAAGGTTTTGCTTCCGAGAAAGAGGAAAACAGAAATTTTTCCACAAAGTTAGTTGGTGCAATAATTAACGTTACTTTGATGGGTCCCCCTAATAATGTATGCTTTGTTTGGTAGTCCGTCTGCCACCTTCTTAAATAAATACagataaatgttaaataaataattatctcaatataatctttatttcttactttcttgttttgttttagatttgtcCTTACAGGTTCTACTATATAAACAATTGGATTATGTTTATGTAATTTACttgttgtatatttatttaacattatatttcaatttttattttattttatgaacagTAGCATATGTGAATTAAACGTGCGTTTgcaaattttaataaacaaatatttgaactaattgaattttttgtattttaacagACAGTATATATCTCAATcttaattatagaaaaattaaacattgtAAATATATGGTCTTTTAAATATTtgcaaattttaataataaaatatatttgaatacttactaactaatttaatttttttggtattttaacaggtaatatatatttcaatcttataaacaaattaaacaaaacctTTTATAAATATATGGTCTTTTAAATGGAAACCTTAATTTGGGTCCCAAAAATACTTATTTACCCTCTTACAAATAAAAACACACATATTGGGTAAGATTTTCCTTCTTTGTAATAACAAGGCTTCAATATATCAGACTAGAAAATTTTTTATGGATACTCACAATGCTATCTAACACATTTAAagccaaaaaatataaatattacaaaatttatgatataataaaaaaatgagaagtattaataaaattaagagataTCTAAGTATTATGTTAGGCGCAAAGCATAAAGACCAGCTTCGAGGGCTAGTGCCTCCAGAACTAAAGGAAGAAGGGGATTCAAGAGTAAAAGACAGTATATTTTCTCatgcttgattaattatttatatagatATTTATAGCATTTTCCTAATAACAGAATTATACTATTTTGCCTACAAGTAATATTCTACTAACAGAATTTGTTATGCTTGTCTATCCTAAGGAGACAAACATGCATTAACCAAGCCAAATCGTGCTGATGTTGCTACCAAATTGCCTAAACTGCCCTTAAGCGTAATCCTTCAAGTATGATGGCCTTGTGACTTTCCTTTTGGGCTTTTTTGCTTTCTGCACCCTGGGCTCCTCACTGGTTGCTGTTACGCCTTCTGTTTCTGGTGCTATGTCTTTTGCttctttatcatattattacactttcaaatttaaacttttatacTACATCTTTTTTGCTTTGTATATATTTTAGGATATTGTGAGTGAAGTAAATTAGGTAAGCAAACAATGAATTGGTGGATTGGAAATATAATGATTATCTATTAATTACGCAGAATGGACTCAATGGTCAACTAGTCAACTTTAGGCTTTTATGATATTCCAGGATGTATTAACTATTGAAAAATAGGTAAGGGGAGGAAAGTCAAaccaaaaaagttataaatgaaatgaaatacaaTAAAGAAAAGTTGTAACAAAAAGCTGGAAGTGTTAAAAGTACAAGAAAGCAAATCAACTTGTCTTTTATATATGAATGATAAATGCCTTACAATTTGTTGTATGATGGATACTTAATTATAAGCTTGAAAGACCTTGCAAATGCAATACCAAAGTACATATGAGTAAGCCTTTTGGCACCATTTTGACATGCACTACACCCTGCTTCCTCATAatgcaataatataaaatatttacattaaaaaattaaaaatagaacctAATGAATAAAAAGTAAGCCCTACtacttttatgattttttaatattttagttaataaaaatgtgtttataattttagttaatcATGTGTCTCCCTTCTGTTGCCTTCTCTCTCGTCATCACCTGTCAAACTTCTACCAAGCTCCTCACTAAGGTGACCTCAGGCTCATGCTCGTTCCCACCACGAGAAGTTGGGATGCAGTGAAGAGATAGATGAACACAAGAGGGTGagcgagtggagaaggataagatggagatataatttattttaggtgCGTCAAATAAAACAGGATTACATAAAGCAATTGCCAAAACAATTAACATAACAATAGGGCTTTGTTTCAATGCCCAAAAACACCCAAAAAGCTCATGACGTGTGGGTGTGCGTGTATGTCTattactaatgtttttgttaTAAATCAAGCAAAGTACaagataaaaaatcaatttccaaAAAATTCATCCGCGTAATGTACGATATGTCTATTAATTTCGAGAAATGCTATAACCACCTAAAAGAATACCAGAAAAATTGGCCGTCCCCATCAAATTTGGACCCCTGCAactaactattaattaatttcaactttttaaaatgttttttagatgaaataaaaaataattaaataaagatatgtagaaaaaataactaatgcatctagaaattaaaaaaaatcttataaaaaataattttttaaaagaagaatcttataattaaagacAAGAAAATATATTGATTAAGTTAAACACATtatgatgatgttttttttttcaggtacCAAAAAAGAAGATAGTTTTAGCATTGCAATCAAAAGTCTAACATTTATTTAGTATTGGAATTGATTGATATTCTTAGGTGGAGGAACTTGTTTATGGACGGTGGTGGCAGATAAGGATCTAAAAACCAAGTGTAACAccatatttatttgatattggATGATACTTTTCATCCGAGAATGGTACAAAAATGCAAAGTCATCCATGAACTAATCTGGTTGGTCATGATTAAAAACGCGGCTTGCCATTCATGAGTACAAAGGGTAaatttgagaaaagaaaatgagaccAACACgccaattatttattatgataataatttattattgttattattattattattattattattattagtgttCCCACGAGTCATTTTAAGTGGTTTGATTGATTTGTAGAGACGGATCTGAAGAAGAATAGGTATTAGAGTTTTTGTGagcaattttacttttttttatgaactaaagataatttgagaattaaaacTTACAAAGTcatgaaagttttatttttttaaaaattacgaattttttaaatggtaattaaaatttaaaaaactcttaattttgtttatcattGATTCATAgttgtatgatttttttcttttatatttagaaTTTAGCATAGTCAAAGGTTTTGCTTCCGAGAAAGAGGAAAACAGAAATTTTTCCACAAAGTTAGTTGGTGCAATAATTAACGTTACTTTGATGGGTCCCCCTAAtaatgtatgttttgtttggtaGTCCGTCTGCCACCTTCTTATTTTAACGAGTCAAAGTTTGAATCTCGAGACCCAATTCACACTAAGTAAGttttcagttttcttctagGAAGTTTCTTCCGAAAAAAGAAGCATACATACCCAGGAAATATAAGATAGATTAAATGAGTCAAAAAATATAGTTACCGATTCGATACTGAGTGTAAACTACACTTATCAGTTTCATACTTATTcaagtttgatttaatttggaGACCCAACAAGCAGCCATCCACATTCATACTAATATTTCTTATCATGGCTACGGGATcaccttcctcttcctcttcctccaaTTACGATGTGTTCCTCAGCTTCAGAGGGGAAGACACACGTCTTGGTTTTACTGGCCATCTCTACAAAGCTCTTCATGACAAGGGAATCCGCACTTTCATTGATGATGCGGAGCTTCAAAGAGGGGAGGAAATAACACCAGCACTTATGAAGGCAATTCAAGATTCCAGAGTTGCCATCACTGTGCTCTCCGAAGACTATGCTTCTTCCTCGTTTTGTTTAGATGAACTTGCAACCATCCTTGACCAGAGGAAACGGTTGATGGTTATACCGGTCTTTTATAAGGTGGATCCTTCTGATGTGAGAAACCAGAGAGGTAGTTATGAAGATGCATTGGCAAAGCTTGAGGGAAAGTTCCAGCATGACCCGGAGAAGTTGCAAAAATGGAAGATGGCTCTGAAGCAAGTAGCTAACTTGTCTGGCTATCATTTCAAAGAGGGGTATGACACCATACTAATCTTCTTACTTTACAGTTTTTGTTGGATTAACTTTTACTTGTCTGATTATTTGACATTAAAtctaaagggaaaataaatgcTTGTTGACCTTGACAATATGCGTATCAAGACATGGATACATGCAAGACTTTTTTAGTTTAACTTgttaaaactttttttgtttgaaacagAGATGGATATGAATTCGAGTTTATTGAGAAGATTGTTGAGCAGGTCTCTGGGGTGATTAGTCTTGGTCCTTTACATGTTGCGGATTACCCAGTTGGACTAGAGTCACGAGTGCTACATGTAAGGAGCCTTTTGGATGCTGGATCTGATGATGGTGTCCACATGATAGGGATTCATGGAATGGGCGGGATAGGAAAATCAACACTTGCTCGAGCTGTCTATAATGAATTGATAATTGCTGAGAAGTTTGATGGTTTGTGTTTTCTTGCAAATGTGAGGGAAAACTCAGACAAACACGGGTTAGAACGCCTCCAAGAAAAGCTTCTTTTAGAAATACTCGGAGAGAAGAACATCAGCTTAACAAGTAAGGAACAAGGAATTCCAATCATAGAGTCTAGGCTCACGGGAAAGAAGATTCTCTTGATTCTAGATGATGTTGACAAACGCGAGCAATTACAAGCAATTGCTGGAAGACCTGGTTGGTTTGGTCCCGGCAGCAAAATCATCATCACAACTCGGGACAAACAATTGCTAACATCTCAtgaagtttataaaaaatatgagctGAAGGAATTGGATGAGAAGGATGCTCTACAGCTGCTTACATGGGAagcttttaaaaaggaaaaagcttGTCCAACTTACGTGGAGGTCTTGCATCGTGTAGTAACTTATGCTTCTGGACTTCCATTGGTGTTGAAAGTAATAGGTTCCCACTTGGTTGGAAAAAGTATACAAGAATGGGAATCTGCAATCAAACAATATAAAAGAATTCCCAAGAAGGAAATTCTAGATATACTTCGAGTAAGCTTTGATGCtttggaggaagaagagaagaaagttTTTCTTGACATTGCTTGTTGCTTCAAAGGATGGAGATTGAAAGAGGTTGAACATATACTTCGTGATGGTTATGATGACTGCATGAAACATCATATTGGGGTGTTGGTTGGAAAATCTCTAATAAAGGTTAGTGGGTGGGATGATGTAGTTAACATGCATGACTTGATTCAGGACATGGGCAAGCGAATAGACCAAGAATCCTCAGAAGATCCAGGGAAGCGAAGGAGATTGTGGTTAACAAAAGATATAATTGAAGTTTTAGAAGGCAACTCGGTAAGTGAGAGTATGGTTTCTTATCTTGATTGTTTTTTCTATCTTATCTTTACATCATAGTCAAGTTTTTTCATGATAAtttgtaaatttctttaaaCAGCTGGTGAATTGATGTCTTACATATAACTTGTATTGTTGTTGATTCGTACTTTTTTTGCATTAACAGGGAAGTAGAGAGATTGAAATGATATGTCTGGATTTATCCTTATCCGAGAAAGAAGCAACAATAGAATGGGAAGGAGATGCCttcaaaaagatgaaaaaccttaaaatacttattattaGAAATGGTAAATTTTCCAAAGGTCCCAATTATTTTCCAGAAAGTTTAAGATTACTGGAATGGCATCGGTATCCTTCTAATTGTTTACCATCTAATTTTCCTCCGAAGGAACTTGCTATATGCAAGTTACCTCAAAGTTGCATTACGTCATTTGGGTTCCATGGCTCAAGGAAGGCAAGTTTAAGGAGTATATTTTGTTCATcttgttaattaataaattcacttcaaatttattcatttagttcttatttcttttttccttattttttttggcAGAAGTTCAGGAATCTAAAGGTTTTGAAGTTTAATAAGTGTGAATTTTTAACAGAGATACATGACGTATCTGATCTCCCAAATTTGGAAGAACTTTCATTTGATGGGTGTGGGAATTTAATTACAGTCCACCACTCAATTGGTTTTCTAAGTAAACTTAAAATATTGAATGCTACAGGTTGCAGGAAGCTTACCACATTTCCACCTCTCAACTTGACCTCGCTTGAAACACTTCAACTTTCATCTTGTTCCAGTCTTGAGAATTTTCCAGAAATATTAGGAGAGATGAAAAACTTGACCTCGCTTAAATTGTTTGACCTTGGCTTAAAAGAATTGCCAGTTTCATTTCAAAATCTTGTTGGACTCAAAACTTTATCCCTGGGTGATTGTGGAATTCTTTTGTTACCAAGTAACATTGTCATGATGCCTAAACTGGATATTTTGTGGGCTAAAAGTTGCGAGGGGTTGCAATGGGTAAAATCAGAAGAGCGTGAAGAAAAAGTGGGCTCAATAGTATGTTCAAATGTATATCACTTCAGTGTCAATGGTTGCAACCtgtatgatgattttttttcaacagGTTTCGTGCAGCTTGATCATGTGAAAACTTTAAGCCTAAGGGACAATAATTTCACATTCCTTCCTGAAAGCATCAAAGAATTGcaatttttaagaaaacttGATGTGAGTGGTTGCTTGCATCTTCAGGAAATTAGAGGGGTTCCACCAAACTTAAAAGAATTCACGGCAGGAGAATGTATATCCTTGTCTTCCTCGAGTTTAAGCATGTTGTTAAATCAGGTATTTTCTTGTCTTTAACGTATATGATTTGATAATATATTGCACACTTGATGTTAATAAACTTATGATTTCTTTATGAATTATGACTAACAGGAATTGCATGAGGCTGGAGAAACTATGTTTCAGTTTCCAGGAGCAACTATTCCAGAGTGGTTCA
The Glycine max cultivar Williams 82 chromosome 16, Glycine_max_v4.0, whole genome shotgun sequence genome window above contains:
- the LOC121173722 gene encoding TMV resistance protein N isoform X3, which codes for MATGSPSSSSSSNYDVFLSFRGEDTRLGFTGHLYKALHDKGIRTFIDDAELQRGEEITPALMKAIQDSRVAITVLSEDYASSSFCLDELATILDQRKRLMVIPVFYKVDPSDVRNQRGSYEDALAKLEGKFQHDPEKLQKWKMALKQVANLSGYHFKEGDGYEFEFIEKIVEQVSGVISLGPLHVADYPVGLESRVLHVRSLLDAGSDDGVHMIGIHGMGGIGKSTLARAVYNELIIAEKFDGLCFLANVRENSDKHGLERLQEKLLLEILGEKNISLTSKEQGIPIIESRLTGKKILLILDDVDKREQLQAIAGRPGWFGPGSKIIITTRDKQLLTSHEVYKKYELKELDEKDALQLLTWEAFKKEKACPTYVEVLHRVVTYASGLPLVLKVIGSHLVGKSIQEWESAIKQYKRIPKKEILDILRVSFDALEEEEKKVFLDIACCFKGWRLKEVEHILRDGYDDCMKHHIGVLVGKSLIKVSGWDDVVNMHDLIQDMGKRIDQESSEDPGKRRRLWLTKDIIEVLEGNSGSREIEMICLDLSLSEKEATIEWEGDAFKKMKNLKILIIRNGKFSKGPNYFPESLRLLEWHRYPSNCLPSNFPPKELAICKLPQSCITSFGFHGSRKFRNLKVLKFNKCEFLTEIHDVSDLPNLEELSFDGCGNLITVHHSIGFLSKLKILNATGCRKLTTFPPLNLTSLETLQLSSCSSLENFPEILGEMKNLTSLKLFDLGLKELPVSFQNLVGLKTLSLGDCGILLLPSNIVMMPKLDILWAKSCEGLQWVKSEEREEKVGSIVCSNVYHFSVNGCNLYDDFFSTGFVQLDHVKTLSLRDNNFTFLPESIKELQFLRKLDVSGCLHLQEIRGVPPNLKEFTAGECISLSSSSLSMLLNQELHEAGETMFQFPGATIPEWFNHQSREPSISFWFRNEFPDNVLCLLLARVEYTYKCISKLTVFINGKRHKIASGWEDWMTTEVRKAKLNTYLFDLKSSFRLGDLSEVGLEKEWNHVEITYAGLIETSLVKATGIHVFRQDDIRYDDPYGKRKLEHDLNSFESQPLIKNPSRLFCRLSRWVGPERIINLLGNAADGALLTNAERRYSHISMDSFCQRCRLEEETCLHALRDCRKVAAFWRSVLPKKLAPKFFKGDVTVWLETNLSFSEAAFFWPTFFGIAVELLWEYRNHLKFFQRAFRHGVYSIDPSKSMDIVFKRYKDYMRAHASHNLMTRNLLKWNQSPWLLRLNVSGAYDPSSGTAACGGIFRDKDDDRFVLGFSVKLEECWSIDEAEIWGIYHGMKIARKYDIWGLYRDILRQNNIRISLGIARQHDFGKIRVESGSKKAIEFVLDGCPTATSTRQHCFPLSQELKALTSATNHSYFFYTGHNGAADSFAKFGLSMRQQAASIFSACPSFCQNFILKERYMLHVT
- the LOC121173722 gene encoding TMV resistance protein N isoform X4 translates to MATGSPSSSSSSNYDVFLSFRGEDTRLGFTGHLYKALHDKGIRTFIDDAELQRGEEITPALMKAIQDSRVAITVLSEDYASSSFCLDELATILDQRKRLMVIPVFYKVDPSDVRNQRGSYEDALAKLEGKFQHDPEKLQKWKMALKQVANLSGYHFKEGDGYEFEFIEKIVEQVSGVISLGPLHVADYPVGLESRVLHVRSLLDAGSDDGVHMIGIHGMGGIGKSTLARAVYNELIIAEKFDGLCFLANVRENSDKHGLERLQEKLLLEILGEKNISLTSKEQGIPIIESRLTGKKILLILDDVDKREQLQAIAGRPGWFGPGSKIIITTRDKQLLTSHEVYKKYELKELDEKDALQLLTWEAFKKEKACPTYVEVLHRVVTYASGLPLVLKVIGSHLVGKSIQEWESAIKQYKRIPKKEILDILRVSFDALEEEEKKVFLDIACCFKGWRLKEVEHILRDGYDDCMKHHIGVLVGKSLIKVSGWDDVVNMHDLIQDMGKRIDQESSEDPGKRRRLWLTKDIIEVLEGNSGSREIEMICLDLSLSEKEATIEWEGDAFKKMKNLKILIIRNGKFSKGPNYFPESLRLLEWHRYPSNCLPSNFPPKELAICKLPQSCITSFGFHGSRKKFRNLKVLKFNKCEFLTEIHDVSDLPNLEELSFDGCGNLITVHHSIGFLSKLKILNATGCRKLTTFPPLNLTSLETLQLSSCSSLENFPEILGEMKNLTSLKLFDLGLKELPVSFQNLVGLKTLSLGDCGILLLPSNIVMMPKLDILWAKSCEGLQWVKSEEREEKVGSIVCSNVYHFSVNGCNLYDDFFSTGFVQLDHVKTLSLRDNNFTFLPESIKELQFLRKLDVSGCLHLQEIRGVPPNLKEFTAGECISLSSSSLSMLLNQELHEAGETMFQFPGATIPEWFNHQSREPSISFWFRNEFPDNVLCLLLARVEYTYKCISKLTVFINGKRHKIASGWEDWMTTEVRKAKLNTYLFDLKSSFRLGDLSEVGLEKEWNHVEITYAGLIETSLVKATGIHVFRQDDIRYDDPYGKRKLEHDLNSFESQPLIKNPRLSRWVGPERIINLLGNAADGALLTNAERRYSHISMDSFCQRCRLEEETCLHALRDCRKVAAFWRSVLPKKLAPKFFKGDVTVWLETNLSFSEAAFFWPTFFGIAVELLWEYRNHLKFFQRAFRHGVYSIDPSKSMDIVFKRYKDYMRAHASHNLMTRNLLKWNQSPWLLRLNVSGAYDPSSGTAACGGIFRDKDDDRFVLGFSVKLEECWSIDEAEIWGIYHGMKIARKYDIWGLYRDILRQNNIRISLGIARQHDFGKIRVESGSKKAIEFVLDGCPTATSTRQHCFPLSQELKALTSATNHSYFFYTGHNGAADSFAKFGLSMRQQAASIFSACPSFCQNFILKERYMLHVT
- the LOC121173722 gene encoding TMV resistance protein N isoform X1 → MATGSPSSSSSSNYDVFLSFRGEDTRLGFTGHLYKALHDKGIRTFIDDAELQRGEEITPALMKAIQDSRVAITVLSEDYASSSFCLDELATILDQRKRLMVIPVFYKVDPSDVRNQRGSYEDALAKLEGKFQHDPEKLQKWKMALKQVANLSGYHFKEGDGYEFEFIEKIVEQVSGVISLGPLHVADYPVGLESRVLHVRSLLDAGSDDGVHMIGIHGMGGIGKSTLARAVYNELIIAEKFDGLCFLANVRENSDKHGLERLQEKLLLEILGEKNISLTSKEQGIPIIESRLTGKKILLILDDVDKREQLQAIAGRPGWFGPGSKIIITTRDKQLLTSHEVYKKYELKELDEKDALQLLTWEAFKKEKACPTYVEVLHRVVTYASGLPLVLKVIGSHLVGKSIQEWESAIKQYKRIPKKEILDILRVSFDALEEEEKKVFLDIACCFKGWRLKEVEHILRDGYDDCMKHHIGVLVGKSLIKVSGWDDVVNMHDLIQDMGKRIDQESSEDPGKRRRLWLTKDIIEVLEGNSGSREIEMICLDLSLSEKEATIEWEGDAFKKMKNLKILIIRNGKFSKGPNYFPESLRLLEWHRYPSNCLPSNFPPKELAICKLPQSCITSFGFHGSRKKFRNLKVLKFNKCEFLTEIHDVSDLPNLEELSFDGCGNLITVHHSIGFLSKLKILNATGCRKLTTFPPLNLTSLETLQLSSCSSLENFPEILGEMKNLTSLKLFDLGLKELPVSFQNLVGLKTLSLGDCGILLLPSNIVMMPKLDILWAKSCEGLQWVKSEEREEKVGSIVCSNVYHFSVNGCNLYDDFFSTGFVQLDHVKTLSLRDNNFTFLPESIKELQFLRKLDVSGCLHLQEIRGVPPNLKEFTAGECISLSSSSLSMLLNQELHEAGETMFQFPGATIPEWFNHQSREPSISFWFRNEFPDNVLCLLLARVEYTYKCISKLTVFINGKRHKIASGWEDWMTTEVRKAKLNTYLFDLKSSFRLGDLSEVGLEKEWNHVEITYAGLIETSLVKATGIHVFRQDDIRYDDPYGKRKLEHDLNSFESQPLIKNPSRLFCRLSRWVGPERIINLLGNAADGALLTNAERRYSHISMDSFCQRCRLEEETCLHALRDCRKVAAFWRSVLPKKLAPKFFKGDVTVWLETNLSFSEAAFFWPTFFGIAVELLWEYRNHLKFFQRAFRHGVYSIDPSKSMDIVFKRYKDYMRAHASHNLMTRNLLKWNQSPWLLRLNVSGAYDPSSGTAACGGIFRDKDDDRFVLGFSVKLEECWSIDEAEIWGIYHGMKIARKYDIWGLYRDILRQNNIRISLGIARQHDFGKIRVESGSKKAIEFVLDGCPTATSTRQHCFPLSQELKALTSATNHSYFFYTGHNGAADSFAKFGLSMRQQAASIFSACPSFCQNFILKERYMLHVT
- the LOC121173722 gene encoding TMV resistance protein N isoform X2; translated protein: MATGSPSSSSSSNYDVFLSFRGEDTRLGFTGHLYKALHDKGIRTFIDDAELQRGEEITPALMKAIQDSRVAITVLSEDYASSSFCLDELATILDQRKRLMVIPVFYKVDPSDVRNQRGSYEDALAKLEGKFQHDPEKLQKWKMALKQVANLSGYHFKEGDGYEFEFIEKIVEQVSGVISLGPLHVADYPVGLESRVLHVRSLLDAGSDDGVHMIGIHGMGGIGKSTLARAVYNELIIAEKFDGLCFLANVRENSDKHGLERLQEKLLLEILGEKNISLTSKEQGIPIIESRLTGKKILLILDDVDKREQLQAIAGRPGWFGPGSKIIITTRDKQLLTSHEVYKKYELKELDEKDALQLLTWEAFKKEKACPTYVEVLHRVVTYASGLPLVLKVIGSHLVGKSIQEWESAIKQYKRIPKKEILDILRVSFDALEEEEKKVFLDIACCFKGWRLKEVEHILRDGYDDCMKHHIGVLVGKSLIKVSGWDDVVNMHDLIQDMGKRIDQESSEDPGKRRRLWLTKDIIEVLEGNSGSREIEMICLDLSLSEKEATIEWEGDAFKKMKNLKILIIRNGKFSKGPNYFPESLRLLEWHRYPSNCLPSNFPPKELAICKLPQSCITSFGFHGSRKKFRNLKVLKFNKCEFLTEIHDVSDLPNLEELSFDGCGNLITVHHSIGFLSKLKILNATGCRKLTTFPPLNLTSLETLQLSSCSSLENFPEILGEMKNLTSLKLFDLGLKELPVSFQNLVGLKTLSLGDCGILLLPSNIVMMPKLDILWAKSCEGLQWVKSEEREEKVGSIVCSNVYHFSVNGCNLYDDFFSTGFVQLDHVKTLSLRDNNFTFLPESIKELQFLRKLDVSGCLHLQEIRGVPPNLKEFTAGECISLSSSSLSMLLNQELHEAGETMFQFPGATIPEWFNHQSREPSISFWFRNEFPDNVLCLLLARVEYTYKCISKLTVFINGKRHKIASGWEDWMTTEVRKAKLNTYLFDLKSSFRLGDLSEVGLEKEWNHVEITYAGLIETSLVKATGIHVFRQDDIRYDDPYGKRKLEHDLNSFESQPLIKNPRLFCRLSRWVGPERIINLLGNAADGALLTNAERRYSHISMDSFCQRCRLEEETCLHALRDCRKVAAFWRSVLPKKLAPKFFKGDVTVWLETNLSFSEAAFFWPTFFGIAVELLWEYRNHLKFFQRAFRHGVYSIDPSKSMDIVFKRYKDYMRAHASHNLMTRNLLKWNQSPWLLRLNVSGAYDPSSGTAACGGIFRDKDDDRFVLGFSVKLEECWSIDEAEIWGIYHGMKIARKYDIWGLYRDILRQNNIRISLGIARQHDFGKIRVESGSKKAIEFVLDGCPTATSTRQHCFPLSQELKALTSATNHSYFFYTGHNGAADSFAKFGLSMRQQAASIFSACPSFCQNFILKERYMLHVT